The Penaeus chinensis breed Huanghai No. 1 chromosome 39, ASM1920278v2, whole genome shotgun sequence genome has a segment encoding these proteins:
- the LOC125046409 gene encoding epidermal growth factor receptor-like isoform X4: MARVLERSYLLLAVCVAFALALDDRATDFGKGKICIGTTGRMSVPSNREHHYRNLRDRYINCTYVDGNLELTWLQDENLDLSFLQYIREVTGYVLISHVDVKKIVLPSLQIVRGQTLFKLSVHEESFALLVTLSKMHTLEMPALRDILEGGVGVFNNYNLCHMETIEWKEIMTDPNDKYIFVYNFTEPQRVCSCHKSCKKGCWGEGAHNCQKFSKLTCSPQCHQGRCYGPGPRDCCHLFCAGGCSGPTQSDCLACRNFYDDGECKQECPPMQKYDTISYSWVTNPYGKYAYGATCVKSCPEHLLRDNGACVRTCPKGKKAVDGECVPCNGPCPKTCFSAQYIHAGNIDSFKGCTIIQGSMTILDHSFDGFQEVYDNFTFGQRYPKMKPSKLEVFSTLKEVTGHINIQASHPEFTNLSFLRNLEVIGGRDLTEYFSSLYIVKTSLKSLNLRSLRKIRSGKVYILENKDLCFVDKINWKKLIENSDDSSSELLLQNNRVSEQCVEEGLVCHSECSGEGCWGTLDDECLSCRNFKLGERCVNNCNIPGIYQMGSKECSFCHSECDVSCHGPDSNDCDRCKNVMDGPYCVDRCPDTKFNDDGMCRACHENCVDGCTGPENTIGQNGCNSCEKAVINGDLEVEYCLHENEACPAGYFSEWVAHLETGALRRLAGKTICRRCHPRCKNCTANGFHISVCHECVSYRRGEHCEDECPADHYADEKLHECFRCSPECSHGCTGPLESHCTACRNYRIYLDGEPGMNNTNFNCTASCPSELPYKIFPEDASDPYCGKDPLLLIDEESIPAILGGTLGCVFLLCIFLAVFCYLWWQRNKTKAAALKMTMTMMPYDDNEPLKPTNIKPNLAKLRIVKEAELRKGGILGYGAFGTVYKGVWVPEGENVKIPVAIKVLREGTGTNVNKEILEEAYIMASVDHPNLLQLLAVCMTTQIMLVTQLMPLGCLLDYVRNNKDKVGSKPLLNWCTQIARGMAYLEERRLVHRDLAARNVLVQTPNCVKITDFGLAKLLDYNEEEYKAAGGKMPIKWLALECIQHRIFTHKSDVWAFGVTVWEILTYGGRPYEDIPAREVPDLLEKGERLPQPAICTIDVYMLMIRCWMLDAESRPSFRELAEEFAKMARDPGRFLVIPGDKLMRLPSYTPQDERELIRSLSSAIEGDGVVMAAEEYLQPKYGTGSVGVTGTTSTSTSSSNPTTPVKKTMGGYSTGAGAEYISDRAESPQNRHNLQRERKYAHLEAGAAGSPGQRPRGDSLTSRYCTDPLKMLDVGDDECFNGHGPPPSAPGYGWVGDLRLDLPVDEDDYLMPSPQPSGLATVGPSHQHYMDLMADNPDGRRNDHLRAYKGPNGTAGQWVGMDNPEYHMMNNRAQMHAGRRIHPQQTVGVPVLEPGRFSSYGGSSGHSSVSSNGGPQQHQHHHPHPPEMAHEYYNEISSHTPHTLAARSETTV, encoded by the exons ACATCCTCGAGGGCGGCGTGGGCGTCTTCAACAACTACAACCTGTGCCACATGGAGACCATCGAGTGGAAGGAGATCATGACGGACCCCAACGACAAGTACATCTTCGTGTACAACTTCACGGAGCCGCAGCGCGTGTGCAGCTGCCACAAGTCGTGCAAGAAGGGCTGCTGGGGCGAGGGGGCGCACAACTGCCAGAAGTTCAGCAAGCTCACGTGCTCGCCGCAGTGCCACCAAGGGCGCTGCTACGGGCCCGGGCCCAGGGACTGCTGCCACCTCTTCTGCGCCGGAGGCTGCTCCGGCCCCACCCAGAGCGACTGCCTG GCCTGCCGCAACTTCTACGACGACGGAGAGTGCAAGCAAGAGTGCCCGCCCATGCAGAAGTATGACACCATCTCGTACTCGTGGGTGACGAACCCCTACGGGAAGTACGCGTACGGCGCCACCTGCGTTAAGAGCTGTCCGGAGCACCTGCTGAGGGACAACGGCGCGTGCGTGCGGACGTGCCCGAAGGGGAAGAAGGCGGTGGACGGCGAGTGCGTGCCGTGCAACGGGCCGTGTCCGAAGACGTGCTTCAGTGCGCAGTATATCCACGCGGGCAACATCGACTCGTTCAAGGGCTGCACCATCATCCAGGGCTCCATGACCATCCTGGACCACTCGTTCGACGGCTTCCAGGAGGTCTACGACAACTTCACCTTCGGCCAGCGGTACCCCAAGATGAAGCCGTCCAAGCTGGAGGTGTTCAGCACACTCAAGGAGGTGACGGGCCACATCAACATCCAGGCGTCGCACCCCGAGTTCACCAACCTGTCCTTCCTGCGCAACCTGGAGGTGATCGGCGGCCGCGACCTCACCGAGTACTTCTCGTCGTTGTACATCGTCAAGACGTCGCTCAAGAGCCTCAACCTGCGCTCGCTCCGGAAGATCCGCTCCGGCAAGGTCTACATCCTGGAGAACAAGGACCTGTGTTTCGTCGACAAGATCAACTGGAAGAAGCTGATCGAGAACAGCGACGACTCGAGCTCGGAGCTGCTGCTGCAGAACAACCGCGTGAGCGAGCAGTGCGTGGAGGAGGGTCTGGTGTGCCACAGCGAGTGCAGCGGCGAAGGCTGCTGGGGCACACTCGACGACGAGTGCCTCTCGTGCAGGAACTTCAAGCTGGGCGAGCGCTGCGTCAACAACTGCAACATCCCCGGCATCTACCAGATGGGCTCCAAGGAGTGCAGCTTCTGCCACTCGGAGTGCGACGTCAGCTGCCACGGGCCCGACTCCAACGACTGCGACCGCTGCAAGAACGTGATGGACGGGCCGTATTGCGTGGACCGCTGCCCCGACACCAAGTTCAACGACGACGGCATGTGCCGCGCGTGCCACGAGAACTGTGTCGACGGCTGCACGGGCCCCGAGAATACCATCGGCCAGAACGGCTGCAACTCGTGCGAGAAGGCCGTCATCAACGGCGACCTGGAGGTGGAGTACTGCCTGCACGAGAACGAGGCGTGCCCCGCCGGCTACTTCTCTGAGTGGGTGGCCCACCTGGAGACGGGCGCGCTGCGACGCCTCGCCGGGAAGACCATCTGCCGCCGCTGCCACCCGCGCTGCAAGAACTGCACGGCCAACGGGTTCCACATCAGCGTCTGTCACGAGTGCGTCAGTTACCGCCGCGGCGAGCACTGCGAGGACGAGTGCCCCGCCGACCACTACGCCGACGAGAAGCTCCACGAGTGCTTTAGG TGTTCGCCTGAGTGCTCGCACGGGTGCACGGGGCCCCTCGAGTCCCACTGCACGGCGTGTCGCAACTACCGGATCTATCTTGACGGCGAGCCGGGCATGAACAACACCAACTTCAACTGCACGGCCTCTTGCCCGTCCGAACTGCCCTACAAAATCTTCCCCGAAGATGCCTCGGACCCGTACTGTGGCAAAGACCCCTTGCTCCTCat cGACGAGGAGAGCATTCCCGCTATCCTGGGTGGCACGCTGGGCTGCGTCTTCCTGCTGTGCATCTTCCTGGCCGTGTTCTGCTACCTGTGGTGGCAGCGCAACAAGACGAAGGCGGCGGCGCTCAagatgaccatgaccatgatgCCCTACGACGACAACGAGCCCCTCAAGCCGACCAACATCAAGCCCAACCTGGCCAAGCTGCGCATCGTCAAGGAGGCGGAGCTGCGCAAGGGGGGCATCCTGGGCTACGGCGCCTTCGGGACGGTGTACAAGGGCGTGTGGGTGCCGGAGGGCGAGAATGTCAAGATCCCCGTCGCCATCAAGGTGCTCCGCGAAG GTACAGGGACAAACGTCAACAAGGAGATCCTGGAGGAGGCATACATCATGGCCTCTGTGGATCACCCGAACCTCCTGCAACTCCTGGCAGTGTGCATGACCACCCAAATCATGCTGGTGACACAGCTGATGCCCTTGGGGTGCCTGCTTGACTACGTTCGCAATAACAAGGATAag GTGGGGTCAAAGCCCTTGCTCAACTGGTGCACCCAGATTGCCCGCGGAATGGCCTATCTGGAGGAGCGCCGGCTCGTCCACAGAGACTTGGCAGCGAGGAATGTCTTGGTTCAGACTCCAAACTGCGTCAAGATCACGGACTTTGGTCTTGCCAAGCTTCTGGACTACAACGAAGAGGAGTACAAGGCTGCCGGTGGAAAGATGCCCATCAAGTGGCTGGCGCTCGAGTGCATTCAGCATCGGATATTCACTCACAAGTCCGATGTTTGGGCCTTCG GTGTGACGGTGTGGGAGATCCTGACGTACGGAGGACGGCCGTACGAGGACATCCCGGCCAGAGAAGTCCCCGACCTGCTGGAGAAGGGTGAGCGCCTGCCCCAGCCCGCCATCTGCACCATTGACGTCTATATGCTCATGATCCGATGCTGGATGTTGGACGCTGAGAGCCGGCCGAGCTTCCGAGAGCTTGCGGAGGAGTTCGCGAAGATGGCGCGGGATCCCGGACGGTTCCTGGTGATCCCCGGAGACAAACTGATGCGCCTGCCATCCTATACGCCCCAGGATGAGAGGGAACTCATACGGTCGCTCTCGTCGGCAATCGAGGGTGATGGCGTCGTGATGGCAGCCGAGGAGTACCTCCAACCCAAGTATGGCACCGGCAGCGTCGGAGTCACCGGCaccacctcaacctcaacctcgaGCTCCAACCCAACAACCCCCGTGAAGAAGACGATGGGCGGCTACAGCACCGGAGCCGGCGCGGAATACATATCCGACAGGGCCGAGTCGCCGCAGAACCGCCACAACCTCCAGCGGGAAAGGAAGTACGCCCACCTCGAGGCAGGAGCCGCCGGGTCTCCTGGGCAGAGGCCGCGTGGAGACTCTCTCACGTCGCGCTACTGCACTGACCCCCTCAAGATGTTAG ATGTAGGTGACGACGAGTGCTTCAACGGCCACGGCCCACCTCCTTCTGCGCCTGGTTATGGCTGGGTGGGAGACCTCAGGCTGGACTTGCCTGTGGACGAGGATGATTATCTCATGCCTTCCCCACAGCCATCGGGCTTAGCTACTGTGGGTCCATCTCATCAACACTATATGGATCTCATGGCAGATAATCCAG ATGGACGTCGAAACGACCATCTGCGTGCATACAAAGGTCCCAACGGCACAGCTGGGCAGTGGGTCGGAATGGACAACCCTGAGTATCACATGATGAACAACCGGGCCCAGATGCACGCAGGGCGACGCATCCACCCACAGCAGACAGTTGGGGTACCGGTGTTAGAGCCGGGCCGATTCAGCAGTTACGGAGGGAGCAGTGGCCATAGCAGTGTCAGTAGCAATGGAGGCCCTCAGcaacaccagcatcaccatcctcacccaccAGAAATGGCTCACGAGTATTACAACGAAATCTCGTCTCACACACCTCACACGCTTGCGGCACGCAGTGAAACAACTGTCTGA
- the LOC125046409 gene encoding epidermal growth factor receptor-like isoform X2: protein MARVLERSYLLLAVCVAFALALDDRATDFGKGKICIGTTGRMSVPSNREHHYRNLRDRYINCTYVDGNLELTWLQDENLDLSFLQYIREVTGYVLISHVDVKKIVLPSLQIVRGQTLFKLSVHEESFALLVTLSKMHTLEMPALRDILEGGVGVFNNYNLCHMETIEWKEIMTDPNDKYIFVYNFTEPQRVCSCHKSCKKGCWGEGAHNCQKFSKLTCSPQCHQGRCYGPGPRDCCHLFCAGGCSGPTQSDCLACRNFYDDGECKQECPPMQKYDTISYSWVTNPYGKYAYGATCVKSCPEHLLRDNGACVRTCPKGKKAVDGECVPCNGPCPKTCFSAQYIHAGNIDSFKGCTIIQGSMTILDHSFDGFQEVYDNFTFGQRYPKMKPSKLEVFSTLKEVTGHINIQASHPEFTNLSFLRNLEVIGGRDLTEYFSSLYIVKTSLKSLNLRSLRKIRSGKVYILENKDLCFVDKINWKKLIENSDDSSSELLLQNNRVSEQCVEEGLVCHSECSGEGCWGTLDDECLSCRNFKLGERCVNNCNIPGIYQMGSKECSFCHSECDVSCHGPDSNDCDRCKNVMDGPYCVDRCPDTKFNDDGMCRACHENCVDGCTGPENTIGQNGCNSCEKAVINGDLEVEYCLHENEACPAGYFSEWVAHLETGALRRLAGKTICRRCHPRCKNCTANGFHISVCHECVSYRRGEHCEDECPADHYADEKLHECFRCSPECSHGCTGPLESHCTACRNYRIYLDGEPGMNNTNFNCTASCPSELPYKIFPEDASDPYCGKDPLLLIDEESIPAILGGTLGCVFLLCIFLAVFCYLWWQRNKTKAAALKMTMTMMPYDDNEPLKPTNIKPNLAKLRIVKEAELRKGGILGYGAFGTVYKGVWVPEGENVKIPVAIKVLREGTGTNVNKEILEEAYIMASVDHPNLLQLLAVCMTTQIMLVTQLMPLGCLLDYVRNNKDKVGSKPLLNWCTQIARGMAYLEERRLVHRDLAARNVLVQTPNCVKITDFGLAKLLDYNEEEYKAAGGKMPIKWLALECIQHRIFTHKSDVWAFGVTVWEILTYGGRPYEDIPAREVPDLLEKGERLPQPAICTIDVYMLMIRCWMLDAESRPSFRELAEEFAKMARDPGRFLVIPGDKLMRLPSYTPQDERELIRSLSSAIEGDGVVMAAEEYLQPKYGTGSVGVTGTTSTSTSSSNPTTPVKKTMGGYSTGAGAEYISDRAESPQNRHNLQRERKYAHLEAGAAGSPGQRPRGDSLTSRYCTDPLKMLDADVGDDECFNGHGPPPSAPGYGWVGDLRLDLPVDEDDYLMPSPQPSGLATVGPSHQHYMDLMADNPDGRRNDHLRAYKGPNGTAGQWVGMDNPEYHMMNNRAQMHAGRRIHPQQTVGVPVLEPGRFSSYGGSSGHSSVSSNGGPQQHQHHHPHPPEMAHEYYNEISSHTPHTLAARSETTV, encoded by the exons ACATCCTCGAGGGCGGCGTGGGCGTCTTCAACAACTACAACCTGTGCCACATGGAGACCATCGAGTGGAAGGAGATCATGACGGACCCCAACGACAAGTACATCTTCGTGTACAACTTCACGGAGCCGCAGCGCGTGTGCAGCTGCCACAAGTCGTGCAAGAAGGGCTGCTGGGGCGAGGGGGCGCACAACTGCCAGAAGTTCAGCAAGCTCACGTGCTCGCCGCAGTGCCACCAAGGGCGCTGCTACGGGCCCGGGCCCAGGGACTGCTGCCACCTCTTCTGCGCCGGAGGCTGCTCCGGCCCCACCCAGAGCGACTGCCTG GCCTGCCGCAACTTCTACGACGACGGAGAGTGCAAGCAAGAGTGCCCGCCCATGCAGAAGTATGACACCATCTCGTACTCGTGGGTGACGAACCCCTACGGGAAGTACGCGTACGGCGCCACCTGCGTTAAGAGCTGTCCGGAGCACCTGCTGAGGGACAACGGCGCGTGCGTGCGGACGTGCCCGAAGGGGAAGAAGGCGGTGGACGGCGAGTGCGTGCCGTGCAACGGGCCGTGTCCGAAGACGTGCTTCAGTGCGCAGTATATCCACGCGGGCAACATCGACTCGTTCAAGGGCTGCACCATCATCCAGGGCTCCATGACCATCCTGGACCACTCGTTCGACGGCTTCCAGGAGGTCTACGACAACTTCACCTTCGGCCAGCGGTACCCCAAGATGAAGCCGTCCAAGCTGGAGGTGTTCAGCACACTCAAGGAGGTGACGGGCCACATCAACATCCAGGCGTCGCACCCCGAGTTCACCAACCTGTCCTTCCTGCGCAACCTGGAGGTGATCGGCGGCCGCGACCTCACCGAGTACTTCTCGTCGTTGTACATCGTCAAGACGTCGCTCAAGAGCCTCAACCTGCGCTCGCTCCGGAAGATCCGCTCCGGCAAGGTCTACATCCTGGAGAACAAGGACCTGTGTTTCGTCGACAAGATCAACTGGAAGAAGCTGATCGAGAACAGCGACGACTCGAGCTCGGAGCTGCTGCTGCAGAACAACCGCGTGAGCGAGCAGTGCGTGGAGGAGGGTCTGGTGTGCCACAGCGAGTGCAGCGGCGAAGGCTGCTGGGGCACACTCGACGACGAGTGCCTCTCGTGCAGGAACTTCAAGCTGGGCGAGCGCTGCGTCAACAACTGCAACATCCCCGGCATCTACCAGATGGGCTCCAAGGAGTGCAGCTTCTGCCACTCGGAGTGCGACGTCAGCTGCCACGGGCCCGACTCCAACGACTGCGACCGCTGCAAGAACGTGATGGACGGGCCGTATTGCGTGGACCGCTGCCCCGACACCAAGTTCAACGACGACGGCATGTGCCGCGCGTGCCACGAGAACTGTGTCGACGGCTGCACGGGCCCCGAGAATACCATCGGCCAGAACGGCTGCAACTCGTGCGAGAAGGCCGTCATCAACGGCGACCTGGAGGTGGAGTACTGCCTGCACGAGAACGAGGCGTGCCCCGCCGGCTACTTCTCTGAGTGGGTGGCCCACCTGGAGACGGGCGCGCTGCGACGCCTCGCCGGGAAGACCATCTGCCGCCGCTGCCACCCGCGCTGCAAGAACTGCACGGCCAACGGGTTCCACATCAGCGTCTGTCACGAGTGCGTCAGTTACCGCCGCGGCGAGCACTGCGAGGACGAGTGCCCCGCCGACCACTACGCCGACGAGAAGCTCCACGAGTGCTTTAGG TGTTCGCCTGAGTGCTCGCACGGGTGCACGGGGCCCCTCGAGTCCCACTGCACGGCGTGTCGCAACTACCGGATCTATCTTGACGGCGAGCCGGGCATGAACAACACCAACTTCAACTGCACGGCCTCTTGCCCGTCCGAACTGCCCTACAAAATCTTCCCCGAAGATGCCTCGGACCCGTACTGTGGCAAAGACCCCTTGCTCCTCat cGACGAGGAGAGCATTCCCGCTATCCTGGGTGGCACGCTGGGCTGCGTCTTCCTGCTGTGCATCTTCCTGGCCGTGTTCTGCTACCTGTGGTGGCAGCGCAACAAGACGAAGGCGGCGGCGCTCAagatgaccatgaccatgatgCCCTACGACGACAACGAGCCCCTCAAGCCGACCAACATCAAGCCCAACCTGGCCAAGCTGCGCATCGTCAAGGAGGCGGAGCTGCGCAAGGGGGGCATCCTGGGCTACGGCGCCTTCGGGACGGTGTACAAGGGCGTGTGGGTGCCGGAGGGCGAGAATGTCAAGATCCCCGTCGCCATCAAGGTGCTCCGCGAAG GTACAGGGACAAACGTCAACAAGGAGATCCTGGAGGAGGCATACATCATGGCCTCTGTGGATCACCCGAACCTCCTGCAACTCCTGGCAGTGTGCATGACCACCCAAATCATGCTGGTGACACAGCTGATGCCCTTGGGGTGCCTGCTTGACTACGTTCGCAATAACAAGGATAag GTGGGGTCAAAGCCCTTGCTCAACTGGTGCACCCAGATTGCCCGCGGAATGGCCTATCTGGAGGAGCGCCGGCTCGTCCACAGAGACTTGGCAGCGAGGAATGTCTTGGTTCAGACTCCAAACTGCGTCAAGATCACGGACTTTGGTCTTGCCAAGCTTCTGGACTACAACGAAGAGGAGTACAAGGCTGCCGGTGGAAAGATGCCCATCAAGTGGCTGGCGCTCGAGTGCATTCAGCATCGGATATTCACTCACAAGTCCGATGTTTGGGCCTTCG GTGTGACGGTGTGGGAGATCCTGACGTACGGAGGACGGCCGTACGAGGACATCCCGGCCAGAGAAGTCCCCGACCTGCTGGAGAAGGGTGAGCGCCTGCCCCAGCCCGCCATCTGCACCATTGACGTCTATATGCTCATGATCCGATGCTGGATGTTGGACGCTGAGAGCCGGCCGAGCTTCCGAGAGCTTGCGGAGGAGTTCGCGAAGATGGCGCGGGATCCCGGACGGTTCCTGGTGATCCCCGGAGACAAACTGATGCGCCTGCCATCCTATACGCCCCAGGATGAGAGGGAACTCATACGGTCGCTCTCGTCGGCAATCGAGGGTGATGGCGTCGTGATGGCAGCCGAGGAGTACCTCCAACCCAAGTATGGCACCGGCAGCGTCGGAGTCACCGGCaccacctcaacctcaacctcgaGCTCCAACCCAACAACCCCCGTGAAGAAGACGATGGGCGGCTACAGCACCGGAGCCGGCGCGGAATACATATCCGACAGGGCCGAGTCGCCGCAGAACCGCCACAACCTCCAGCGGGAAAGGAAGTACGCCCACCTCGAGGCAGGAGCCGCCGGGTCTCCTGGGCAGAGGCCGCGTGGAGACTCTCTCACGTCGCGCTACTGCACTGACCCCCTCAAGATGTTAG ATGCAGATGTAGGTGACGACGAGTGCTTCAACGGCCACGGCCCACCTCCTTCTGCGCCTGGTTATGGCTGGGTGGGAGACCTCAGGCTGGACTTGCCTGTGGACGAGGATGATTATCTCATGCCTTCCCCACAGCCATCGGGCTTAGCTACTGTGGGTCCATCTCATCAACACTATATGGATCTCATGGCAGATAATCCAG ATGGACGTCGAAACGACCATCTGCGTGCATACAAAGGTCCCAACGGCACAGCTGGGCAGTGGGTCGGAATGGACAACCCTGAGTATCACATGATGAACAACCGGGCCCAGATGCACGCAGGGCGACGCATCCACCCACAGCAGACAGTTGGGGTACCGGTGTTAGAGCCGGGCCGATTCAGCAGTTACGGAGGGAGCAGTGGCCATAGCAGTGTCAGTAGCAATGGAGGCCCTCAGcaacaccagcatcaccatcctcacccaccAGAAATGGCTCACGAGTATTACAACGAAATCTCGTCTCACACACCTCACACGCTTGCGGCACGCAGTGAAACAACTGTCTGA